A window of Effusibacillus pohliae DSM 22757 genomic DNA:
TGCGGTTGGGTACTTCAGTCCAAACCCCAACATCCGATCCAATCCAATATGCGTGGTCCAAATCAATCCAACCTGCAGGAGCAGAGGGCTATGAGTCAGCCATCCGGCCGCCAAAAAACCGACGGGCAGAATGTAACTGTGAACCAGGTTATACAAAATCGCTCCCACACGAGGATTTATCAGATATGCCACCATCGCTATGTCTGGAACCAGTGTCAATAGCGGATTAAAACTCCCCAAAAAAATCGCGCTCAATTCCCCACAAACAGCGGATTCAGTTCCCCAAAATCATCGCGCATC
This region includes:
- a CDS encoding DUF4260 domain-containing protein; translated protein: MSAIFLGSFNPLLTLVPDIAMVAYLINPRVGAILYNLVHSYILPVGFLAAGWLTHSPLLLQVGLIWTTHIGLDRMLGFGLKYPTAFRDTHLQRV